In one Vibrio sp. VB16 genomic region, the following are encoded:
- a CDS encoding 5-(carboxyamino)imidazole ribonucleotide synthase, whose protein sequence is MHVLVLGAGQLARMMSLAGAPLNIHISAFDVTSENIIHPLTQALLGHGLENAIEQADVITAEFEHIPHDILDICQASGKFLPSTEAIKIGGDRRLEKALLDKAGVANAKYHVINTQEDFAKAIEIVGMPMVLKSTLGGYDGKGQWRIKSQSEAKNIWLEVKACIDESPNQAIVAEAFIPFDREVSLVGARGKDGKIAVYPLAENIHTNGVLSLSTAIIDPALQLQANQMFTNVAQTLDYVGVLALEFFDVGGKLLVNEIAPRVHNSGHWTQQGAEVCQFENHLRAVCGLPLGGTNLIRPTAMINILGEDSLPTGVLKEQACHIHWYGKDKRPGRKMGHINVSADNYYELSEQLLILSEILDEASFPALKHYAIKLEHSGN, encoded by the coding sequence ATGCACGTTCTTGTACTAGGTGCCGGCCAGTTGGCCAGAATGATGTCACTAGCTGGGGCTCCACTCAATATTCATATCTCTGCATTTGATGTGACGAGTGAAAATATTATTCACCCTCTGACTCAAGCACTACTTGGCCACGGGTTAGAAAACGCTATTGAGCAAGCCGATGTAATAACAGCCGAATTCGAACATATTCCTCATGATATTTTAGATATTTGCCAAGCAAGTGGAAAGTTTCTACCTAGTACTGAAGCCATTAAGATTGGTGGTGACCGTAGATTAGAGAAAGCCTTATTAGATAAAGCCGGTGTAGCCAATGCCAAATATCACGTAATAAATACTCAAGAGGACTTCGCAAAAGCTATCGAAATAGTCGGTATGCCCATGGTTTTGAAAAGCACGCTCGGTGGTTATGACGGAAAAGGCCAGTGGCGAATCAAAAGTCAGTCAGAAGCAAAAAATATTTGGCTCGAAGTAAAAGCTTGCATCGATGAATCACCAAACCAAGCCATCGTGGCAGAAGCGTTTATACCATTTGATCGAGAGGTTTCTCTAGTAGGCGCCAGAGGTAAAGATGGCAAAATTGCTGTTTATCCACTTGCGGAAAACATCCATACCAATGGTGTTTTATCTCTCTCTACCGCAATCATCGATCCAGCCTTACAATTACAAGCTAACCAAATGTTTACCAACGTAGCCCAGACATTAGATTATGTTGGCGTACTTGCTTTAGAGTTTTTCGATGTAGGCGGTAAATTGCTAGTCAATGAAATCGCTCCACGGGTACACAATTCTGGGCATTGGACTCAGCAAGGCGCAGAGGTTTGTCAATTCGAAAATCATCTACGGGCGGTATGCGGACTGCCTCTAGGTGGTACCAATCTGATTCGACCAACAGCGATGATAAATATTCTTGGTGAAGACTCGCTTCCAACGGGAGTATTAAAAGAACAAGCATGCCATATTCATTGGTATGGCAAAGATAAACGTCCGGGAAGAAAGATGGGGCACATCAATGTCAGTGCTGACAATTACTATGAGCTAAGTGAGCAGTTACTTATACTATCAGAGATACTGGATGAGGCTTCATTTCCTGCTCTCAAACACTACGCTATCAAACTAGAGCACAGCGGGAACTAA
- the purE gene encoding 5-(carboxyamino)imidazole ribonucleotide mutase: MKVGIIMGSKSDWPTMKLAAEMLDLFGVPYETKVVSAHRTPQLLADYANSARERGLKVIIAGAGGAAHLPGMAAAFTCLPVLGVPVQSRALKGMDSLLSIVQMPKGIAVGTLAIGEAGAANAGILAAQIIGTNDEAVMAKVEAFRKEQTETVLANPNPAED, translated from the coding sequence ATGAAAGTCGGAATTATTATGGGTTCTAAATCAGATTGGCCCACCATGAAACTTGCTGCTGAAATGTTAGATCTATTTGGTGTACCTTACGAAACGAAAGTCGTTTCGGCTCACCGAACTCCGCAACTATTAGCTGACTATGCGAACAGTGCAAGAGAACGCGGACTAAAAGTCATCATTGCTGGCGCTGGTGGTGCGGCTCATCTTCCTGGTATGGCTGCTGCCTTCACTTGTTTACCAGTATTAGGCGTCCCAGTTCAATCTCGTGCATTAAAAGGAATGGACTCACTATTATCGATTGTCCAGATGCCAAAAGGTATTGCGGTTGGAACGTTGGCAATTGGCGAAGCAGGTGCAGCAAATGCAGGTATACTAGCAGCCCAAATAATTGGAACGAATGATGAAGCAGTAATGGCAAAGGTGGAAGCTTTTCGTAAAGAGCAAACCGAAACTGTTTTGGCAAACCCTAACCCTGCAGAGGATTAA
- the dprA gene encoding DNA-processing protein DprA: MCEKMLSAWLTLSFTPYIGSRNFSKLVAISSPENIVSYSRNELEYLGLKPQQIDYIKRYAAKDVDYCLSWQQSAASHRIMTLIDNDYPELLKQIGLPPPILFIKGDVDCLSDPQIAIVGSRNASVDGLQNAKAFSGDLARKGITITSGLALGIDGHAHDGALKAGGKTIAVLGSGLESIYPAKHRDLSKRIIENGALVSEFRPNGLPKPENFPRRNRIISGLSLGVLIVEAAQKSGSLITARYANEQGREVFALPGSIHNPHAKGGNSLIKEGASLVQSSSDMLKEIDSLLNWSINNQRELFSTEDEKEQLPFSVLLANVGEEEAVSVDILAQRTHIPVNEIMMQLLELELQGHVAAVSGGYIRTRRG, translated from the coding sequence ATGTGTGAAAAAATGCTTTCGGCATGGTTAACTCTTAGTTTTACTCCCTATATAGGGAGTCGTAATTTCAGTAAGTTAGTTGCTATTTCTTCTCCGGAGAATATCGTCAGCTATTCTCGAAATGAATTAGAATACTTAGGGTTAAAACCACAACAGATCGATTACATCAAACGATATGCGGCGAAAGATGTGGATTATTGCCTTTCATGGCAACAATCTGCTGCTTCTCATAGAATTATGACTTTAATCGATAATGATTATCCGGAACTCCTGAAACAAATTGGGCTCCCACCTCCGATCCTGTTTATAAAAGGGGACGTTGATTGTCTGTCTGATCCACAAATTGCCATCGTTGGAAGTCGAAATGCGAGCGTTGATGGTTTGCAAAATGCGAAAGCTTTTTCTGGAGACCTGGCTCGTAAAGGAATAACTATTACTAGTGGATTAGCATTGGGTATTGATGGCCATGCGCATGACGGTGCTCTAAAGGCAGGAGGAAAAACAATTGCAGTGCTTGGTTCAGGTTTAGAGAGTATTTATCCTGCCAAGCATCGTGACCTTTCGAAAAGAATTATAGAAAATGGTGCTTTGGTATCGGAGTTTAGGCCTAATGGGTTACCCAAACCCGAAAATTTCCCTCGTAGAAATAGAATCATTAGTGGACTGTCATTAGGTGTACTTATTGTCGAGGCTGCGCAAAAGAGTGGTTCGTTGATCACGGCAAGGTATGCCAATGAACAGGGTAGAGAAGTATTTGCGCTACCAGGTTCTATTCATAATCCGCACGCCAAGGGGGGGAACTCGCTAATAAAAGAGGGGGCAAGTCTTGTTCAGTCCTCAAGTGATATGCTGAAAGAGATAGACAGTTTGTTGAACTGGTCGATTAACAATCAAAGAGAGCTATTTTCTACTGAAGATGAAAAAGAGCAATTGCCATTTTCGGTACTCTTGGCTAACGTAGGGGAAGAAGAAGCTGTATCGGTTGATATTTTGGCACAGAGGACCCATATCCCAGTGAATGAAATTATGATGCAGCTTCTGGAGCTAGAACTTCAGGGGCATGTTGCAGCTGTATCTGGCGGTTATATTCGAACGAGGAGGGGTTAG
- a CDS encoding DUF494 family protein, with protein MMDILMYLFETYIHNDAELIVDQDELEDELLRAGFHQEEIYKALDWLEDLAALQQSDQRSAIAKGASTSTRIYTEDEKSRLDVKNRGFLLFLEQVNVLTTETREMVIDRVMGLETQELLLDDLKWIILMVLFNVPGNENAYTLMEELLYTAETGILH; from the coding sequence ATGATGGACATCTTGATGTATTTGTTCGAAACCTACATCCATAATGATGCAGAGTTAATAGTCGACCAAGACGAACTTGAAGATGAGTTACTAAGGGCGGGTTTCCACCAAGAGGAGATCTATAAGGCGCTCGATTGGCTCGAAGATTTGGCGGCGCTACAACAGAGTGATCAACGTTCTGCGATTGCAAAAGGCGCGTCAACCTCGACAAGAATCTACACTGAAGATGAAAAAAGTCGTCTTGATGTTAAAAACAGAGGTTTTTTACTCTTTTTGGAACAGGTTAATGTGTTAACAACTGAAACTCGAGAAATGGTCATTGATCGGGTTATGGGATTAGAAACACAAGAGCTACTGCTTGATGATTTAAAATGGATCATTTTAATGGTGCTATTTAATGTACCTGGAAATGAGAATGCTTATACGCTTATGGAAGAGTTACTCTATACCGCAGAAACGGGTATATTACACTAA
- a CDS encoding DNA topoisomerase family protein produces the protein MSGKINNQLFEAHEHALEHDSCPLCGDTYGGELALRHGKLGRFLGCTRYPDCEYIKTLHNNDGHIVKPLGIPCPECENELVLRQGRYGMFIGCSGYPECHHIESLDQPNEEEAESFKCPDCTGGHLVERKSRFGKVFWACDNYPECRFAVNQPPKNGKCENCGYPLLVEKNSSKGVRLQCAERKCQHIKK, from the coding sequence ATGAGCGGAAAGATAAATAACCAACTGTTTGAAGCACATGAGCATGCACTAGAGCATGATTCTTGCCCTTTATGTGGAGACACATATGGAGGAGAGCTTGCCCTTCGACATGGAAAGTTAGGACGATTTCTTGGGTGTACTCGCTATCCCGATTGTGAGTACATTAAAACGCTTCATAATAACGACGGACATATCGTTAAGCCGTTAGGTATTCCATGTCCTGAATGTGAAAACGAATTGGTTCTTCGACAAGGTCGTTACGGCATGTTTATCGGCTGTAGCGGTTATCCTGAATGTCATCATATTGAATCACTTGATCAGCCCAACGAAGAAGAAGCAGAGTCGTTTAAGTGTCCTGATTGTACTGGAGGCCATCTTGTCGAGCGAAAATCTCGTTTTGGAAAGGTTTTTTGGGCCTGTGATAATTATCCCGAATGTAGGTTTGCAGTTAATCAACCCCCTAAGAATGGTAAATGTGAAAACTGCGGGTATCCTCTTTTAGTTGAAAAAAACTCCTCTAAGGGAGTTCGTCTTCAATGTGCCGAGCGAAAATGTCAGCATATTAAAAAATAA
- the fmt gene encoding methionyl-tRNA formyltransferase: MSQSLRIVFAGTPDFAARHLAALLSSEHEVIAVYTQPDRPAGRGKKLTASPVKNIALENNIAVFQPENFKSDEAKQQLIDLDADIMVVVAYGLLLPQRVLDTPRLGCINVHGSILPRWRGAAPIQRSIWAGDEKTGITIMQMDIGLDTGDMLKIDTLPIEATDTSASMYDKLADLGPSALINCLSDIADSKANPIKQDDAFANYAKKLSKEETKIDWSIDAEQIERCVRAFNPWPMSYFSVADNNIKVWRSRVENIKNDKEPGTILQADKHGIYIATGDNVLVLEQIQIPGKKPMPVQDVLNSRNSWFEVGSQLL, from the coding sequence TTGAGCCAATCACTACGTATTGTCTTTGCCGGTACTCCGGATTTCGCCGCCCGCCACTTGGCGGCGTTATTGTCTTCGGAGCACGAGGTCATTGCTGTATATACTCAACCAGATCGTCCAGCAGGTCGCGGTAAAAAATTAACCGCTAGTCCTGTAAAAAATATCGCATTAGAAAATAATATTGCTGTTTTTCAGCCGGAGAATTTCAAGTCAGATGAGGCGAAACAACAACTCATTGACCTCGATGCCGACATAATGGTTGTTGTTGCGTATGGTTTATTACTGCCACAACGGGTACTCGACACTCCAAGATTGGGCTGCATTAATGTACATGGTTCGATTCTTCCCCGCTGGCGAGGCGCCGCTCCAATTCAGCGCTCAATTTGGGCTGGAGATGAGAAAACAGGTATCACTATCATGCAGATGGATATTGGGCTAGATACAGGTGATATGCTCAAAATAGATACGTTACCAATTGAAGCAACAGATACAAGTGCGTCAATGTACGACAAATTAGCTGATCTTGGACCGAGTGCACTGATTAACTGTTTGTCTGATATAGCTGACTCTAAAGCAAATCCTATAAAGCAAGATGATGCATTTGCTAATTACGCAAAAAAACTATCGAAAGAAGAAACAAAGATAGACTGGTCAATCGATGCAGAGCAAATTGAACGTTGCGTTCGAGCTTTTAACCCATGGCCAATGAGCTACTTTAGTGTTGCCGATAACAATATTAAGGTTTGGCGCAGCAGAGTCGAAAACATCAAAAACGACAAAGAACCTGGGACGATATTACAAGCCGATAAACATGGTATATATATCGCCACAGGAGATAATGTTCTAGTGTTAGAACAGATTCAAATTCCAGGGAAAAAACCCATGCCTGTTCAAGATGTCCTCAACTCACGCAATAGTTGGTTTGAAGTAGGCAGTCAATTACTTTAA
- the def gene encoding peptide deformylase — MSVLEVLTFPDDRLRTVAKPVKVVTPQIQKFVDDMIETMYEEEGIGLAATQVDFHQRIVVIDISDSRDQPMVLINPEITDKRGDDGIEEGCLSVPGARALVPRASEVSVEALDRNGEKFSFEAYDLLAICVQHELDHLEGKLFVDYLSPLKRKRIKDKLEKIKRFNEKNN; from the coding sequence ATGTCTGTATTAGAAGTATTAACATTCCCGGATGATCGCCTTCGCACTGTCGCTAAACCAGTCAAGGTAGTCACTCCACAGATCCAAAAATTCGTCGATGACATGATTGAAACCATGTACGAAGAAGAAGGCATTGGCCTTGCAGCAACTCAAGTTGATTTCCATCAACGTATCGTCGTAATCGATATTTCCGATTCGCGCGATCAGCCGATGGTATTAATTAATCCAGAAATCACTGATAAACGTGGTGATGATGGTATAGAAGAGGGCTGTCTATCGGTTCCCGGAGCAAGAGCTTTAGTTCCAAGGGCTTCGGAAGTATCGGTAGAAGCATTAGACCGCAATGGCGAAAAATTCAGTTTTGAGGCATATGACCTTTTAGCTATATGCGTTCAGCATGAATTGGACCATTTAGAAGGGAAGCTTTTTGTTGATTATTTGTCGCCTTTAAAGCGTAAGCGAATTAAAGATAAGCTCGAAAAAATTAAACGCTTCAACGAAAAAAACAATTAA